Below is a genomic region from Lineus longissimus chromosome 16, tnLinLong1.2, whole genome shotgun sequence.
acacagaagggctagttgactgtccaccggggggggtttggggggagcttccccccaacgcactggtaaaaacctatgtcgacggaggggggtttggggggtgtccccccattgtaacagctgtagttgttagagcttgcacttaacatatgctcgtaggggggttcgggggagctcccccgacctaaagggggtcttaatatgtaaagtcaaggacttagtgagcccccctttaggtcgggggagctcccccgaacccccctacgagcatatgttaagtgcaagctctaacaactacagctgttacaatggggggacaccccccaaacccccctccgtcgacataggtttttaccagtgcgttggggggaagctccccccaaacccccccggtggacagtcaactagcccttctgtgtcatactgctggagggggggggtgcgatgggaccatccatatagtaattatagttccttccaacacatttttgttttggtaatgtaatacattgtgattgtcctttttcacgggaatcgggcgtttccagtgatatacgacacttaaatggattgtcctcatgcattcactttggaaacgcattttaaaatagatgttacgtcctgttaatggggcacgtcatcatcgcgtacatttgggaaaaactccctaacgagaccggagcagacggctgaaagtagtttaattatcgGCCGCTAGGgctcagaatgtcgctcacccgaatttttcacgcaacttttgctaaatagagctagttctagtttgtaattcattttgatacttcagatttgggtagtagactaaaataacttagtcgtcagtgtggttttaagcaggaaaaacgtatttgtttttcttaaagtgccttttttggacgggtccgtgcgattgttttgtttatgtcacgactcacgtgacctcgaccatgtcgacacaaaattgaaatagggcctaaaccacccttttctgtcattatttaggacggatatttctctaataaaaatattaatgtaattgaccaatttttaaggcatatgtagcgaattcccatgaagatttaaattagatgttctcgtaacctgttacaacttgtctgatttataattcagcgctacaactggtctgatttatttattcagcgccattttgaaaaaccaaaaaaaaatgtttgttggatatacaatatttactctctttatttcacttcatttacattatatactcccgcacacacgtgtatcttaagaccccctttaggaggggctcttaagatacacgtgtgtgcgggagtatataatgtaaatgaagtgaaataaagagagtaagtattgtatatccaacaaacaattttttttggtttttcaaaatggcgctgaataaataaatcagaccagttgtagcgctgaattataaatcagaaggttgtaacaggttacgagaacatctaatttaaatcttcatgggaattcgctacatatgcctaagaaattggccaattatattgatatttttattagagaaatatccgtcataaataatgacagaaaaggtggttttatatcaattttgtgtcgacatggtcgaggtcacgtgacataaacaaaacaatcgcacacacccgtccaaaaaaggcacttaaagaaaaacaaatacgttttccctgcttaaaaccacactgacgactaagttatattggtctactgcccaaatctgaagtatcaaattgaatcacaaactagaactagctctattcagctgtagttgcgtgaaaaattcgggtgagcggcgtacattctgcaccctagcggccaataattaaactactttcagccggctgctccggtctcgttagggagtttttcccaaatgtacgcgatgatgacgtgccccattaacaggacgtaacatctattttaaaatgcgtttccaaagtgaatgcatgaggacaatccatttaagtgtcgtatatcactggaaacgcccgattcccgtgaataaggacaatcacaatgtattacattaccaaaacaaaaatgtgtcggaaggaactatatggatggtcccatcgcaccccccccctccagcagtatgacacagaagggctagttgactgtccaccgggggggggggggtttggggggagcttccccccaacgcactggtaaaaacctatgtcgacggaggggggtttggggggtgtcccccccattgtaacagctgtagttgttagagcttgcacttaacatatgctcgtaggggggttcgggggagctcccccgacctaaaggggggctcactaagtccttgactttacatattaagcccccctttaggaggggctcttaagatacacgtgtgtgcgggagtagataatgtaaatgaatgatgagaaataaagagagattgtatatcctacaaacaattttttttggtatttttctgaattaactccgttgagtttaccgatttctccgcgatcttccggtggtggttgctatcccattggttaaaattaatttaaattaatttaaatcttcatgggaattcgctacatcatatgcctaagaaattggccaattatattaatatttttatcagagaaatatccgtcctaaataatgacagaaaagggtggtttatttcaattttgtgtcgacatgatcgaggtcacgtgacataaaaacaaaacaatcgcacacacccatccaaaaaaggcactttaagaaaaacaaatacgtttttccagcttaaaaccacactgacgactaagttatattggtctactgcccaaatctgaagtatcaaattgaatcacaaactagaactagctctatttagctatagttgcgtgaaaaattcgggtgagcgacgtacattctgtaccctagcggccaataaataaactactttcagccgtctgctccggtctcgttagggagtttttcccaaatgtacgcgatgatgacgtgccccattaacaggacgtaggcctaacatctattttaaaatgcgtttcgaaagtgaatgcatgaggacaacccatttgtgtcgtatatcactggaaacgcccgattcccgtgaataaggtcaatcacaatgtattacattaccaaaacaaaaatgtgtcggaaggaactatatggatggtcccatcgcacccccccccctccagcagtatgacacagaagggctagttgactgtccaccgggggggtttggggggagcttccccccaacgcactggtaaaaacctatgtcgacggaggggggtttggggggtgtccccccattgtaacagctgtagttgttagagcttgcacttaacatatgctcgtaggggggttcgggggagctcccccgacctaaaggggggctcactaagttcttgactttacatattagttgGACTGGGGGAAAATTGTCAGTCGGACGGGGACGGCCCTCGTGGCGGATAATtcacgacaaccacaactacaAAAAAACACGTGGTCCGCAATGTATTGTGGGTAAGGAGTTACCATGTGCTTTTCTTAAAATAGACGATGTCAACAAAGGGGGCCGAGTATCTTTGTATCCAGCCCTACCCATGAATTAATCCCCCAATTCTGCAACACCCTCCGCcagcctacctctctggctgggcaccacctccacagctaggaacctctctgaccaggaaccacacgtgactggtagtatcacttccaaccgtttgaagaaatggcggtgctgttggttgatatgttggcgtgcagtagtagctcagctcatgctccgcgtgcgggtgtaaaagaaatgctggtccccatgaatctaagtccagtccagaattcctttgtgaggaatattagTTTTCATGGCGCATGCGTTGACGGACTGAAGAATTCCCTATGTCAGGTGACCTCATTCTTCTTGCGGGAAACCATGAAACTAAAGTTCTGACACGTGTACGGCAGTAGTTGGAGCCAACCTGAACCTAATGGTCTTAAGGCCCTTGTTTCATGCAGCGTATTCCGTAGCAAACAACCTTCAAaaggtcctttagctgtacacgaCAATATTACACTTGCGTTCtgcatgggtgatacaagacaactgatctggttgtaccatggtaatcatctcacaaggacggacaatggaacaaccaacatctaccagctggttatctgatcaggttgggaagacctttaCACAACCTTAAAAGGCCAAGTTTTTCTGACAAGTTAACACTGTTAGGCCAATGGAGACTACAGGACTGACGATTGAACAaccaccctctgccagctggttatcttgtCAGGTTGGAAGACCTTTACACGACCAAAGTGTGATTATTCGGCAATTTATGCAGCTGACTCAGCAATTAATGAGGCAATCCCTGTCTATCAATTAACAAACAAgcccttacgaaaaagatctcagatttaACATGCTCACCAAGGTAAATATTTCTCACCGcctcaattcaccatggtgaagtgctgtcagtttaccatggcGAAATTGAGACACCTTTTTCGTAAGGGATTGGAATGCCAGTCAAACCATCTGTCAATCAAATCAAGTATGTGTCCCGTGGGCCTTTATATTACCAATTAAGAAATCAAACGGAATTAGGGCACCTCGTTGGGATCGAGTGGAGAGTCCATTCTCAACCTGTAGGGGTCATGGGGACAAGAGTGGTGTCCTTTCATAAAATGTTGTCCTCATGGTTGTTGTGATTAAGGTGTCTGTGAGAATCGAAGCCGAAGGACCACTTGTGGGTTTAGGGAGGGGAACATGTCAACTTCTGCGACTTAATTTTCACAGTAAACATctcgacattttgacaaagaTATTGTACCTCACGATTGACAGGCCTTGATTGGTCTTTGTAAAATCCTAATCAAGTACACACTTCAAATTGTCAGTCAATTTAAGAGATACTGAATAAAATCATCCGAAACTACATTCTGTAAAGGGACACAATTAAATATGCATGTGAAACTTCTCAATTAAGATCTTTTCAACCAGTCGGCGTAAAATGCGCGAGACTTTATGTCTTGGAGACATTCCAAACAGAAGCACAATTGGTGCTGCTCCGATGCCTTCGCGAGTATCATCTTCTTGACTCAAAAGAGAAGACATTCGGGCAACCTGTCAATAAAGCACAATTTTTTGTCAACCCCTTGATGGTGACCATTGGAGATCGAGTAAAGGAAAAGAGATATACTTTTGGAGCGCATTCGGCATTTTGTCGCCGAGGACACTGACTTCAGATCTGCAACGAAATACTCCAGCTGGCGCACTCTCAATATCAATACAAGACTTATCCTTAGGGACTTGATATACAGTTTCTCGGTTCTGTGGAGAATTTGAGTGACTTTCATTTGCTTATCCTGACGACCGAGGTGATTAATTCTAAACGTCCGTGCCTAAACACGCGGCCTTAACCTGTCTTTCAGTAGAACGTACGGCGCAAGAAAGTTGCTGAAGGACCTACACAAATTTCACCAATATGTCAATTGACGGAATACTTCTCATGCTGTTTGTGTTGGCTTTAGATGTTCTCTGTTCTGGGGCAAACATTTGGAACTGGGCATTGAGTCAACCATTCGACCAGAGCGCTTATCAAGCCCGGCGCAACCACCCAAGGAACATCCATCAGACGTTACGACAAAATGTACCGGAAGGTGCAGCACCGATATTCATGGTAGGTTTTCGTATCTTGTTCGTTTTTGTTGCCTTATACCACAACTTCGCCCCTTTAAATGCTTAATGCCGACTTATCGTCAgtaaatgtcaatgtcaatcaCAAAGTATCCTCCTTtcacggtagatcggcatgctcTTAGCATGGTTTAGTCCCTGGTTAAAGCCGAATTCATATTCCGACGCGCGACCATCGGTAAATTCGGCTTTCGTCGCACcctagtgcccccccccccacccggaCAAAAAAAAGAAGTTAAAAACGACCCTGCTGGTGGTTGGCCCAATCTTTCACAATATGCTCATACCAAAAATGCTGTATCACACTCCCTTTGGCACCAGCTTCGCCACAGGCAAATCTTTTCTCCCGCACAATATGTCGTGACTGTCTGCTACGAAAACCAGTGCATGCGAAGTGTAATAATAGTAAGCTCACAATCGATAGATAACTGCACGATAAGCCATCCAGGCCAAAGCCGGTTAGGTTCCAAATCGACGACTCACTGTTCATCGGGACTCCGTGGCGCAATGGTAGCGCGTCTGACTCCAGATCAGAAGGTTGCGTGTTCGAATCACGTCGGGGTCAAGATACTTtttagatttttttcttttttctttttccttttttgttgaGCAGTCTTCAGAAGGAAGGCTTGTTTGTCATTTCTCACGAAAAATTAGTAAAAGTCACTCTCGGATTTAAAGGACCAGTAGGCTAATAGACCGCATGATCAATATCGACAGTCGAAATTTTGAGCCAGAAGGCTCGTAACATAAATATCAAAACCCTTTTTTCGTTTTTTCCTTCAGCAATGTGTGAGCGACAGAACTTGTGGTCGGGGTAGATTCTGCGACCGCCATTACGGTACCTGTGACCTTCACCGCAGGGAAGGTCAACCTTGCAGGCGTGACGGACACTGCACCAAAAATACTGACTGTATGTACGGGAGATGTGTCAAGACGATACTAGTTGGACAAGCGGGTGAGTTCTTAAAGGGGATATGGCATCATATCGCCATCATTAACTGCAATTTTACTCGTGTCAGTATACCATTAATGTACCATGCAAGGAGGAGGAGCATGTTGATGACGGGCGGTATTCTTTCCAACCAAATCAATTCTCTCATTGAAAAAATCTCAAACTTTCCTAATGGAAGTTGAGTAAATTTGTAAGGCGGTAATATTACATTTCAAACGAAGCTAGCAGAACTAAACCTTTATATATAACCACTTGAGCGGCCAAGGGGTGACTTCGACGAATAGTCCTTAGCGGTCTCCGGCGCCCGAACGCGTATAACTCCAGTTTTGTCCTTTAAGATGTGCCTTTGTCCGAGGTGTTGTGGGGGGATGAAATATGAAGAGGGTTTATTTTTGAAGGCCTTTTCTGTCTGTCATTCATCTGCTAAGACAAGTGGATAATCATCCTAAAAAACAACAGCCTGGTATAATACGCTTATGGTTCTTGACTTTTGAAGATCTCTGATGTGGGACTGACACCCTCTAGTCCGGGCTTTGGGCCGGGAAGACGACGAGAATTACACGAGTGACACTAATTCTTTGGTGTGAATTTTGGGAAGTTTTGCGGTTAACAATAGTGTACAATCGATTGCAGCGAAACGTATCATCAACAACGTTGGGACCAAGAGGTCCGGTTAGTATTTCTGCTTAGAAAGACAAGGTTTTGCAAATCAGAAATGCGGAGAAAACATATTATCGCATATTAAAATCAGTCCAAAGCTAGCTCCGCCTATTGCAGGTCATTGCACTTCAACCATTGTTGGTCAACGGGTTTGACTCCTTTAAAGGGCGACAATGATTTCTGTAACACCGGTTGATACTAAACTAAACTCTCGAGGCAGTACATTTGTAAACATTCTGTCCATGCTTCTTTCATGTTCGGGGAAGGACGAGGTCAATATAATCTactacgtccggagtgtatCACGCCGCCGCATGCTAGTATTGTTTACTACTAGTATTGTTTCTACAATGATAGGGTGGACAGGTCGATCAGAGACGTGTTTACAGTATTGATAAGTCCGTAGTCCAAAACCACGACGGTTTATCCTCAACAACTTGTCTTCTGGCTGTCTTAGAGCTGTGCCTGTCTCGGACAGCCTGTCTTATCAAGGGAGTCACATCAAATTTCTTGGTCTAAGCCAAACCGCTAACTTCCTACGTTTGAGATCGCAGAGGCATTCAGTGATGCGACATGGACACCTTATCAGACGCAGCCGTATTTCTACATGATCTAAAATCTGTCACAATCATAATCTGGCACAGCCCAAAATCGCGACAGTAGGTCTTCGAAGACACAAGTCTTCTTGTGACTGAAGACATCTTGGTTGTCTTCCTCCAATCTTTACCCAAGCCTCAGGTCTTCGGATGTCAGTTTTTACAAATGTTTTTCTCTCTAGGTTCCCGTTGTAAACAAGACGGCGACTGCGGCCAGAACATGTGTTGCGCCAGACGTCACGGCGAGAGTGTTTGCAAAGCAAGGTTGTCGCAAGGAGACAAGTGTTATGTACCACGAGGGGGCCTCGACTATAGCCTGAACGAAATCTGTCCGTGTGAGGAGGGGTTGCTGTGCCGGATGCCTGGCGTGGGCCCTCAGGAAAGGTAAGCACACGGCTTCTATTGTCATTTCAGTTTGACTTGAGACTCTTGCTGGTCTCTCCCACGTTATCGATTCATCAGATTGTGTATAGCACAACCATGCATATTGGTAGCGACCCATAAAACGTGGTCCTCTcccatcatcctcatcctcttATTTACCTTTCAGACACACAGAGGACTCAGGTTATGAATGGACGGCCTACAGGCGGATGCAGTGTGCACCACCCTGAGCAACATTTTCTACCAGAACATTTGTGAAATGAAGTAATGGTGCTCGAGGATATGGGATTCAGTGGTCTTGTTCCAAGGACCCAATTCATGCCACAAATTTAGAGCACGTTCTTAGGGGCACAGTCAGATTCATGATAGAGGGATGTGGTGTCCGGTGTTACGAGGGGAAATAACTGAGTTAACacaacaccttcagcgccgaaccacgtcgatctacgtggcccaaatccccctctttgaaatggttatcggagtctcatggacttcctgaaggaactacgccatcgccatcttcagggcaaagtagaaactgaaaataccaaaccggtattttcagtttctactttgccctgaagatggcgatggcgtagttctctcatgagactccgataaccagagGTAAGTCCgcgagactccgataaccagctcaaagaggggggatttgggccacgtagatctccGTGGTGTTGATAGTACAAAGGGACAGCGCCATCTAGAGGACAGAGAGTCCATTGCCTCTTGCATGTTTTGTTCTCGGGGACACAAGATTAATACAGATTATTTAGAACTCATATCGAAGACAGTGAGGCATAACTCATGATTGCTTATTAATATGAAGTTGAGAGAGAGTATTGTGGAGACTTTCAGTGGATTGGCCACTTTCAAGGGACACAACTACACGGCTCCAGTGAATGATATCAGCCAAGTCAGTAGGACACCTCCGGAGGTTGATTGAGAATCTACCTTCGACATCACACCATGCTGTTCTGCACTGTTTTAGGATGTTAAGTTACATGAACTTTGTAGTGTAGTAAAATGTtggtacctacatgtacatgtattccgcACATACAGGTGGACAGTGTTGTTGTACATAAGAAGCAATTAAAggtaaaaatttgaatttgttgtttgtttcttatgtacatgtatatgacgaCTCACTCCTCCATTGTTTGAGTTTGCACTGAAAAGGGACTGTTTAAAGAAGCATTGAAAACAACTCGTTTCATTATCAGAGGGATTGAATTTATTTTACAGTACCGGTCAAGAATCATCTTGCAAAGGAGATCAAAAACCAAATTCCTTATCAATGCATGTATGACCCAAATATAAGTTATAACCAAGAATGTGTGCAGTTCTGGCATTGGCAGTCATGATAGTTTTCAGCAagcaatacagtggaacctcctgtACGTGAAACCTCAGAACACCCTCTCAACTAAGGACATTGGTTTGGGTCCCAAATTGCTCATTCCTATTCAAAAGGCCCTGTCATCAGGACAAGGACAGGACTTGCTGGTCCCGAGAGTGCCCTTTAGAGAGAAGTTCCACCATACCAAGGCCTATTATACCTGAGTGTATGACACACACCTCCATTGGCTTATACACGTCAACATAGCACATTGTATATTTCAGAACTAGAACTGCACATATTTTTGTTCACCTCATCTCCGAATGACACCAGGCTCTTCCTGCCTATCATCTTTTTTGTTGACCTCCGCCCATAATCAGCATATAAATGAGGCTCTGACCTACATACCAGGTCACCCCTAATTAGCATAATACCCTCGCCCCTCAATCATATATACAAAGGGCCTATTTCCTTAGTTGCATCTATACAGGGGGTGGCACCCAAAATCATCTATACAGAGGGTTTCACCCTAAATCATCTACAAGTACACAATGGGGATCACTTGATATATCTTACAAAAGGCTCAGTGCCCCAGCATTTCTATACAGTACAGCACACCAGCCCTTTTATAAGTCTCTAAATATGCTGCACTGCCACCTGGGAAGGGAAGTAGAACTAAAATGTTATGATGTCCATCCCCTCTCCTTATCTTCTTCTCCCATATGACGGTGCCTCATTCTCTATCTGACCTGACCAAGAGTATGACCTTCAATTGTGTGTTTATAcaaatgactacatgtacaaccaAATCATTTGGAGAGCGTATGAAGAACGGAAGGTTTGCATTCTATATATCACCTGTAAAGACATTCTCTTTACTCAAACACAAAGTCAAACAAAACAATTAGGACCACTTCTTCAACGCATTGAGAACGTTTCATGGAAACCTTGACAGTAACATAGAAcaacttcactgaaaacattCTGGGTGAACTAAGTTGCTGGGTAAGCACTACAAATTTTGGCAAAGGTATCATCCAAGTCAACAAAATATCACAGGAGTAAAGGAAAAGTTCGAAATCATATCTGAAGGACAAAttattaacaaatatttttgtagaAAAAAATCTTATTTGATTTACAATCATCGACGTTCAGAGCCTGAGGGAGTTGCTTTCATCTAATCGCCAAGAGCAAATTGTCAGAAACTCAGCAGGAAATGATACTGAACATCAACaagtattttttaaaaactcaaaCAATCCTTCATATCAACCTTTCAAGTGGATGACGTACACAGCACGTCACGTCTTATGTCACCATTCTGGCAGGCGACGTACACAGCACGTCATGTCTTCTGTCACCATTCTGGCAGGCGACGTACACAGCACGTCATGTCTTCTGTCACCATTCTGGCAGGCGACGTACACAGCACGTCATGTCTTATGTCACCATTCTGGCAGGCGACGTACACAGCACGTCACGTCTTATGTCACCATTCTGGCAGGCGACGTACACAGCACGTCACGTCTTATGTCACCATTCTGGCAGGCAACGTACACAGCACGTCACGTCTTATGTCACCATTCTGGCAGGCAACGTACACAGCACGTCACGTCTTATGTCACCATTCTGGCAGGCGACGTACACAGCACGTCACGTCTTATGTCACCATTCTGGCAGGCGACGTACACAGCACGTCACGTCTTATGTCACCATTCTGGCAGGCGACGTACACAGCACGTCACGTCTTATGTCACCATTCTGGCAGGCGACGTACACAGCACGTCACGTCTTATGTCACCATTCTGGCAGGCGACGTACACAGCACGTCATGTCTTATGTCACCATTCTGGCAGGCGACGTACACAGCACGTCATGTCTTATGTCACCATTCTGGCAGGCGACGTACACAGCACGTCATGCTGAAGTACAATTTTACCCCCAGGCCGCTGTGGCTGGCAAATAGTGCAAGATAAGCAAACTGAATACCTCACAACACAAACCCCTCCGGAAAAGTGTCATATGCTTCATGGACTGCCTTTAAAAAAAGGTTTACAAACTACTGCTTTCAGGCACCTGTTACTGACAGGCATGTATTACAAGTTGACCACCACTAGGGGGCCTGAGCGTGCAAAAAGCGCTAGACAATGCAACGTGACCTTGGTAAAATGACTACTAACTACATGTTGTTTTAAAGGTAATGGTACGAATTGTACATGTGAAGTAATGACTGGTGAGCATGTGACTTCTTCAACCATATTCCATCTGTACACTGGAATTCTACAAGTTATGGAAATGCTTATACTTTTGGCAAAAAAATGCCAAGATGAGGTCTAAAATGTCGTCGTTACTGCAAGCATATATGATTTAGTATTACAAACCAAACATTACGGGCCAATCACGGATAATTCGGGAAATGAGAAGGGTTCGTCGACAATGATGAAGACTGATCAAACGTTACTGGCTA
It encodes:
- the LOC135500867 gene encoding dickkopf-related protein 3-like, with product MSIDGILLMLFVLALDVLCSGANIWNWALSQPFDQSAYQARRNHPRNIHQTLRQNVPEGAAPIFMQCVSDRTCGRGRFCDRHYGTCDLHRREGQPCRRDGHCTKNTDCMYGRCVKTILVGQAGSRCKQDGDCGQNMCCARRHGESVCKARLSQGDKCYVPRGGLDYSLNEICPCEEGLLCRMPGVGPQERHTEDSGYEWTAYRRMQCAPP